A stretch of Roseofilum reptotaenium CS-1145 DNA encodes these proteins:
- a CDS encoding Uma2 family endonuclease, with protein sequence MMVQELLSQSQVAARLYPESDGKPMADNTIQFRLITTIVGGLSALFQERENVFVAGDLLWYPKKAGTLTVAEENLPFSQAPDIMVVLGVEKKDRGSYKQWEEGNIVPQVAFEIISPSNSKGEMDDKFEFYDYYGVEEYYVYNPKKNQLQGWLRSGGILTEIPQMEGWKSPLLQVSFSSSEQTLQLFTPSGEAFGTYEDVVQERDRQRQEKELERDRANSAELERDRATERAESAESDLQQLREKLRQLNIDPDSL encoded by the coding sequence ATGATGGTACAAGAATTACTTTCTCAATCGCAAGTTGCCGCTCGACTCTACCCAGAAAGTGATGGAAAACCGATGGCGGATAATACGATTCAATTTCGTTTAATTACCACCATTGTCGGAGGATTGTCGGCTCTGTTTCAAGAGCGAGAAAATGTGTTTGTGGCGGGTGATTTGTTGTGGTATCCCAAAAAAGCGGGAACGTTAACAGTAGCAGAAGAAAATTTACCGTTTAGCCAAGCACCGGATATCATGGTGGTTTTGGGAGTGGAGAAAAAAGATAGAGGCTCCTATAAACAATGGGAAGAAGGAAATATTGTGCCTCAAGTGGCATTTGAGATCATCTCGCCGAGTAATAGTAAAGGCGAAATGGACGATAAGTTTGAGTTCTACGACTATTATGGCGTGGAAGAATATTATGTCTACAATCCGAAAAAGAATCAACTGCAAGGATGGTTGAGAAGTGGGGGAATATTAACAGAAATTCCTCAAATGGAAGGTTGGAAAAGTCCGCTATTACAGGTGAGTTTTAGTAGCAGCGAGCAAACATTGCAGTTATTCACGCCGAGTGGGGAAGCGTTCGGGACTTATGAGGATGTCGTGCAAGAGCGCGATCGCCAACGTCAGGAAAAAGAACTAGAGCGGGACAGAGCTAACAGTGCTGAATTAGAGCGCGATCGCGCCACAGAGCGAGCTGAAAGTGCCGAATCGGACTTACAACAGCTACGGGAGAAACTGCGACAGTTAAATATCGATCCTGATTCTTTGTAG
- the kaiB gene encoding circadian clock protein KaiB: MSPLKKTYILKLYVAGNTPNSVRALKTLNDILEQEFQGVYALKVIDVLKNPQLAEEDKILATPTLAKILPPPVRKIIGDLSDREKVLIGLDLLYDELRDDESLG, translated from the coding sequence ATGAGTCCCCTAAAAAAAACCTACATTCTCAAACTCTACGTTGCTGGAAATACCCCCAACTCAGTACGCGCTCTAAAAACACTTAACGACATTCTCGAACAAGAATTCCAAGGAGTTTATGCCCTCAAAGTGATTGATGTTCTAAAAAACCCACAACTTGCTGAAGAAGATAAAATTCTCGCCACGCCCACCCTTGCCAAAATACTCCCCCCTCCTGTCCGTAAAATCATTGGAGATCTCTCAGATCGCGAAAAAGTGTTGATTGGACTCGATTTATTATATGATGAACTGCGCGATGATGAAAGTCTAGGATAA
- the lpxD gene encoding UDP-3-O-(3-hydroxymyristoyl)glucosamine N-acyltransferase codes for MKLSEIIEKLGKVASENSLPDLDPEITGVAPVDQATPQSLSFIEGRKFINQINTTEAIALIIPPDLIESATERGIAWIATREPRLLFAQVITLFYQPFHPQPQIHPTATIAEDVQLGQGVYIGPHVVIESGVKIGDGVCIHGNVVIYPQAEIGDRTVLHANCTIHERTLIGQNCVIHSGAAIGSEGFGFVPTPKGWFKMEQSGRTVLEDRVEVGCNSAIDRPAVGETRIGSDTKIDNLVQIGHGSQIGSNCAIAGQTGMAGGTKIGNKVLLAGQVGIANNTVIGDNVIASAKAGVHGNIAPGSVVSGNPAVNHPIYLKASAIYKRLPDLYQSLKELQKRLSHLESR; via the coding sequence ATGAAACTCAGCGAGATTATTGAAAAATTGGGTAAGGTGGCCTCAGAAAATTCCCTACCCGATCTCGATCCAGAGATTACGGGAGTTGCACCTGTAGATCAAGCGACTCCACAAAGTCTGAGTTTCATTGAGGGTAGGAAGTTTATCAATCAGATTAACACCACTGAGGCGATCGCCTTAATTATCCCCCCTGATTTAATCGAATCTGCCACAGAGCGCGGAATTGCCTGGATCGCTACCCGGGAGCCGCGCCTCTTATTTGCCCAAGTCATTACCCTCTTTTATCAACCATTTCATCCTCAACCGCAGATTCACCCCACCGCCACGATCGCCGAGGATGTACAGTTGGGACAAGGAGTTTATATTGGCCCCCATGTGGTCATTGAATCTGGGGTCAAAATTGGCGATGGAGTTTGTATTCATGGCAATGTAGTCATTTATCCCCAAGCCGAAATCGGCGATCGCACCGTTCTTCATGCCAACTGTACCATCCATGAACGGACTTTGATTGGTCAAAATTGTGTTATTCATAGTGGTGCAGCGATCGGCTCGGAAGGATTTGGCTTTGTTCCTACCCCTAAAGGCTGGTTTAAGATGGAACAATCTGGACGAACCGTCTTAGAAGACAGAGTGGAAGTAGGATGTAATAGCGCCATTGACCGTCCAGCCGTTGGAGAAACCCGCATTGGTAGCGATACTAAAATTGACAACCTAGTGCAGATTGGACATGGTTCTCAGATTGGCTCGAATTGTGCGATCGCCGGTCAAACCGGTATGGCAGGTGGCACAAAAATAGGGAATAAAGTCCTTCTCGCGGGACAAGTGGGAATTGCCAACAATACGGTCATTGGTGATAACGTGATTGCCTCCGCGAAAGCCGGAGTCCATGGAAACATTGCTCCTGGCTCCGTAGTTTCTGGAAACCCTGCGGTGAATCATCCCATTTATCTCAAAGCATCGGCCATTTACAAACGTCTACCGGATTTATACCAGTCTTTGAAGGAGTTGCAAAAGCGGCTGAGTCATTTAGAATCGCGCTAA
- a CDS encoding AAA family ATPase — MSFKEEFELLLRSRYPIIYIPTAEEERVERAIAESAKNLGSRGVYTWDFVDGYQGNPNDNGFGRRNPLQALEFVQKVPPTAAGIFVLRDFQRFLEDISISRKLRNLARSLKSEAKNLVILAPEIAIPTDLTEVITVLEFPLPQSGDIREEVRRLLMGLGQVIEQEVLEEIVRCCQGLSLERIRRVLGKAIATHGELRPEDVDLILEEKRQTIRQTQILDFYPAQEQISDIGGLENLKDWLLRRGGGFSEQARAYGLPHPRGLLLVGIQGTGKSLTAKAIAHHWHLPLLRLDVGRLFAGLVGESESRTRQMIQLAEALAPCILWIDEIDKAFSGMGSRGDAGTTNRVFGTFVTWLAEKTSPVFVVATANNIQSLPPELLRKGRFDEIFFVGLPTQEERQAIFEVHLSRLRPQSLRNYEFKRLAYETPDFSGAEIEQMIVEAMHIGFSQNRDFTTDDILEAASQIVPLARTAQEQIELLQSWAASGKARLASRSSGLKPPL, encoded by the coding sequence ATGAGTTTTAAGGAAGAATTTGAACTACTACTGCGATCGCGCTATCCCATCATCTACATTCCCACTGCCGAAGAAGAACGGGTGGAAAGGGCGATCGCCGAATCGGCCAAAAACCTCGGCAGTCGGGGAGTCTATACCTGGGATTTCGTCGATGGTTATCAGGGCAATCCCAATGATAACGGGTTTGGTCGTCGCAACCCCCTCCAAGCCTTAGAATTCGTCCAGAAAGTTCCCCCCACAGCCGCCGGGATTTTTGTTCTCCGGGATTTTCAGCGCTTTTTGGAGGATATTTCCATCTCGCGGAAACTGAGAAATTTAGCCCGCAGCCTCAAATCGGAAGCCAAAAACTTGGTGATTCTAGCTCCAGAAATTGCCATCCCCACCGACTTAACCGAAGTGATTACCGTCTTAGAATTTCCCTTACCCCAGAGTGGAGATATTCGAGAAGAAGTCAGGCGGTTACTGATGGGATTAGGACAAGTCATTGAGCAAGAAGTCCTGGAAGAAATTGTCCGCTGTTGTCAAGGTCTTTCCCTAGAGCGCATTCGTCGAGTATTGGGAAAAGCGATCGCCACCCATGGGGAATTGCGCCCGGAAGATGTAGACCTGATTTTAGAAGAAAAGCGGCAAACCATTCGCCAAACCCAAATCCTCGACTTTTATCCCGCTCAAGAACAAATTTCCGACATTGGTGGTTTAGAAAACCTCAAAGACTGGCTCTTGCGGCGCGGTGGCGGGTTTTCCGAGCAAGCTAGAGCCTACGGACTGCCCCATCCCCGTGGTTTACTGTTAGTGGGCATTCAAGGAACGGGGAAATCTCTGACGGCAAAAGCGATCGCCCACCATTGGCATCTTCCCCTCCTGCGCCTCGATGTGGGACGACTATTTGCCGGACTCGTGGGAGAATCGGAATCGAGAACCCGGCAAATGATTCAACTGGCTGAAGCTCTCGCTCCTTGCATTTTATGGATTGACGAAATTGACAAAGCCTTTAGCGGCATGGGATCGCGGGGAGATGCAGGTACAACGAATCGGGTATTCGGAACCTTTGTCACTTGGCTAGCAGAAAAAACCTCACCGGTTTTTGTCGTTGCCACCGCTAATAATATCCAAAGTTTACCCCCAGAACTATTACGCAAAGGGCGATTTGATGAAATCTTTTTTGTGGGACTCCCCACCCAAGAAGAACGACAAGCCATTTTTGAAGTTCATCTTTCTCGGTTGCGTCCCCAAAGTCTGAGAAATTATGAGTTCAAACGTCTTGCCTATGAAACCCCGGATTTTTCCGGGGCAGAAATTGAACAAATGATTGTAGAAGCCATGCACATTGGCTTTAGTCAAAACCGGGATTTTACCACCGATGATATCCTAGAGGCAGCCAGTCAAATTGTTCCCTTAGCTCGCACGGCTCAAGAACAAATTGAATTGTTACAATCTTGGGCAGCATCCGGTAAAGCGAGACTTGCCTCTCGTTCAAGTGGTTTAAAACCGCCCTTGTAG
- a CDS encoding CHAT domain-containing protein: protein MNQRIVFKMGSGDFDRGFPVTLQLGEEGRTPQLELTRFLDAAPDLPPLYQQWVSAYHQLGGLDTRIRIPTMPITHLGVPEAHHNCREAAEKLRSHFNHWLRQPNILDLREAILETLNRQTPVRIIIQTQDWVLQRLPWTVWDFWQRYPQAEIALSLLDYQGVKPELTLQGTANILAVFGEDRGLNLASDRHSLDRLSNAQITYLERPSFSQLSRSLWSQPWDIFFFAGHSSSQSGGQFQLNPQERLNLDQLKYALNRSIDRGLKLAIFNSCDGLGLAQQLAALNLPQMIVMREQVPDRVAHEFLQHFLYQFSQETQLYESVRLAREKLQGLEDRFPCATWLPVIFQNPAYLPLVWKKTEVELTPQSSLSRLELRNRQILLNKVNLYWVKGVLEASLHGRVLLELGIEERYDAIAHPWGLVWESSEQMQPVRVTHRSAIEKFEALGMGRSLLILGEPGSGKTTTLLELAREFIHRANQDHHLPIPVVFNLSSWLGEQQSILDWLIQELYTKYQIPKELSQNWIDDSALLLLLDGLDEVAVNKRQACVTALNEFMQNHGTLEVVICSRHQDYDQLSQKLRVLAAIYLQPLTQDRIEQYLQFCGSDLSGLRQAMQSDIILQDLAQSPLMLNIMALAYQGMSYDDFPKQTKEQYHTHLFDAYIERMFSRKIGEHFYSKAQTKNGLIQLAQWMVKESQTVFLIERMQPSCLKTKSEKLRYCALIALIGGIFSALGIGCSVGHIAGSHIGLLSGAILGIAGGLAGGIILMWVLPRIEPVEKMKWSWHKMRINLIPGLRVGLIAGGFYALSVALIFNVIYGLNMAVKELLIFWLSGLNLGVMFILLRGLTGGDINTHTVPNQGIWLSARNASLFAILGICTLIVLAKIVGHPTLFGAIAGLLIGLFSPSSIACLQHFTLRVVLYGSGKVPWNYARFLDYATSLIFLQKVGGGYIFIHRLLLEHFAQLSLE, encoded by the coding sequence GTGAATCAACGCATCGTTTTCAAAATGGGTTCTGGGGATTTTGATCGAGGGTTTCCAGTAACGCTACAACTGGGTGAGGAAGGACGAACCCCACAGCTTGAGTTGACCCGGTTTTTAGATGCAGCTCCCGATTTACCGCCCCTTTATCAGCAGTGGGTGTCAGCTTATCATCAGTTGGGAGGTTTGGATACTCGGATTCGGATTCCGACTATGCCAATTACCCATTTGGGGGTTCCAGAAGCGCACCACAACTGTCGAGAAGCCGCGGAGAAGTTGCGATCGCACTTTAACCACTGGTTACGTCAACCCAATATTCTCGATTTACGCGAAGCCATTCTCGAAACCCTAAATCGCCAAACCCCAGTACGCATTATTATCCAAACTCAAGATTGGGTTCTCCAGAGACTCCCTTGGACAGTTTGGGACTTTTGGCAGCGCTATCCTCAAGCCGAAATTGCCCTCAGTTTACTCGATTATCAAGGCGTTAAACCCGAACTGACGCTACAGGGAACGGCGAATATTTTAGCCGTATTTGGGGAAGATCGGGGCTTAAATTTAGCCTCGGATCGACACAGTTTAGATCGCCTCTCTAATGCTCAGATTACTTATCTAGAGCGTCCCAGTTTTTCCCAACTATCGCGAAGCCTATGGTCTCAACCTTGGGATATTTTCTTTTTTGCCGGCCATAGTTCCAGTCAATCTGGCGGTCAGTTTCAACTCAATCCCCAGGAACGTTTAAATTTAGACCAGTTGAAATATGCCTTAAATCGCAGTATCGATCGCGGATTGAAATTAGCCATTTTCAATTCCTGCGATGGATTGGGATTAGCTCAACAGTTAGCCGCTCTCAATTTGCCACAAATGATTGTCATGCGCGAGCAAGTCCCCGATCGCGTCGCCCACGAGTTTTTACAGCATTTCTTGTATCAGTTCTCCCAGGAAACCCAGTTATACGAGTCCGTGAGATTGGCACGGGAAAAATTACAGGGTTTAGAGGATCGATTCCCTTGTGCTACCTGGTTACCCGTCATTTTCCAGAATCCCGCGTACTTACCTTTGGTATGGAAAAAAACCGAGGTTGAGTTAACGCCTCAATCGAGTTTAAGTCGCTTAGAACTTCGCAATCGTCAAATTTTACTCAATAAGGTGAATCTATATTGGGTGAAAGGGGTTTTGGAGGCTTCGCTCCATGGACGGGTGTTACTGGAGTTGGGGATTGAAGAGCGCTATGATGCGATCGCCCATCCTTGGGGCTTAGTTTGGGAGAGCAGCGAGCAAATGCAACCGGTTCGAGTGACTCACCGTTCGGCAATAGAAAAATTCGAGGCTTTAGGAATGGGGAGATCGCTCCTCATCTTAGGCGAACCCGGTTCTGGAAAAACCACCACCCTTTTAGAATTAGCACGGGAATTCATTCATCGAGCCAATCAAGATCACCATCTCCCCATCCCAGTTGTCTTTAACTTATCCTCTTGGTTAGGCGAACAACAATCCATTTTAGATTGGTTAATTCAGGAACTCTATACCAAGTATCAAATCCCGAAAGAACTCAGCCAAAATTGGATCGACGACTCTGCACTCCTCCTGTTACTCGATGGCTTAGATGAAGTCGCTGTCAACAAGCGCCAAGCTTGCGTCACTGCCTTAAATGAATTTATGCAAAACCATGGCACTCTAGAAGTTGTCATTTGTAGTCGCCACCAAGATTACGATCAACTCTCACAAAAATTGCGCGTTTTAGCGGCTATTTATCTCCAACCTCTAACCCAGGATCGCATTGAACAATATTTACAATTTTGTGGCTCGGACTTATCCGGATTACGGCAAGCCATGCAAAGCGATATCATTTTACAAGATTTAGCCCAATCTCCCCTAATGCTGAATATCATGGCTTTAGCCTATCAAGGCATGAGTTATGATGATTTCCCTAAGCAGACAAAAGAACAATATCATACTCATTTATTTGATGCTTACATTGAACGCATGTTTAGCCGAAAAATCGGTGAACATTTTTATTCTAAGGCTCAAACCAAGAACGGGTTGATCCAACTCGCCCAATGGATGGTCAAAGAATCACAAACGGTGTTTTTAATCGAACGAATGCAACCGAGTTGCTTAAAGACAAAATCTGAAAAATTGAGATATTGTGCTTTAATTGCCCTCATTGGTGGTATCTTCAGCGCTTTAGGAATTGGGTGTAGTGTTGGACATATTGCTGGTAGTCATATCGGATTACTCTCTGGAGCAATTTTAGGCATTGCTGGAGGACTAGCGGGAGGGATTATTTTAATGTGGGTGTTACCTCGGATTGAACCCGTAGAAAAAATGAAGTGGTCTTGGCACAAAATGAGGATCAATCTGATTCCAGGATTGCGAGTCGGATTGATTGCGGGTGGATTTTATGCCTTAAGTGTTGCCTTAATCTTTAATGTCATTTATGGCTTAAACATGGCAGTTAAGGAGCTATTGATTTTTTGGCTATCTGGATTAAATTTAGGCGTGATGTTTATTTTACTCAGAGGTTTAACTGGAGGAGACATCAATACCCACACTGTACCCAATCAAGGCATCTGGTTAAGCGCTCGAAACGCCTCCTTATTTGCAATCCTAGGCATCTGTACCTTAATCGTCCTAGCGAAAATTGTAGGACATCCAACCTTGTTTGGCGCGATCGCCGGTTTATTAATTGGTCTATTTTCCCCTAGCAGCATCGCCTGTCTACAACACTTTACCCTGCGAGTTGTTCTCTATGGTTCTGGAAAAGTTCCTTGGAATTATGCCCGCTTTCTCGATTATGCTACCAGTCTCATTTTCTTACAAAAAGTGGGTGGAGGCTATATTTTTATCCATCGTCTGTTGTTGGAACACTTTGCCCAACTTTCTCTAGAATAA
- a CDS encoding circadian clock protein KaiA — MPSQLSICTFVRSASLGDALEQCLEDTRHAHTRLFSEGELIEYVDQHRQQIDCLVVEQTPEISELLGKLRQQKTYLPLVAIGESMAQSPPLELHSKNEEETDNLDRPNLTGIRRLYHDAVLEVTAEQLQEVPSVINRAIAKFLELSTTQKSTSAQPGNAIDAIAIQNSLKRQQRRLAEKLKERLGYLGVYYKRDPKNFFRRLSYEKQQDLLDCLKKDYEDIILTYFSDDEGTNSKIDEFVNIAFFADISVSQIVEIHMELMEEFSKQLQLEGRSEEILLDYRLTLIDTIAHLCEMYRRSIPRES; from the coding sequence GTGCCCTCTCAACTGTCTATCTGTACCTTTGTCCGATCCGCGTCCCTTGGCGATGCCTTAGAGCAATGCCTAGAAGACACTCGCCATGCTCACACTCGCTTATTTTCTGAAGGTGAGTTAATCGAATATGTCGATCAGCACAGACAGCAAATTGACTGTTTGGTGGTAGAACAGACCCCGGAGATATCGGAACTCTTAGGTAAACTGCGGCAACAAAAAACCTATTTACCTCTAGTGGCGATCGGGGAATCTATGGCACAAAGCCCACCTCTAGAACTTCACTCAAAGAATGAAGAAGAAACGGATAATTTAGACCGTCCTAATCTAACAGGGATAAGGCGATTATACCATGATGCAGTTTTAGAAGTCACGGCCGAGCAACTGCAAGAAGTTCCCTCGGTCATTAATCGGGCGATCGCCAAATTTCTGGAACTATCAACCACCCAAAAATCGACCAGCGCACAACCCGGAAATGCGATCGATGCGATCGCCATTCAAAACTCCCTAAAACGTCAGCAACGACGTTTAGCGGAGAAACTTAAAGAACGACTAGGATATCTCGGCGTGTATTACAAACGAGACCCCAAAAACTTTTTCCGTCGTTTATCTTATGAAAAACAACAAGATTTACTCGATTGCTTAAAAAAAGACTATGAGGATATAATACTGACTTATTTCTCCGATGATGAAGGAACCAACTCCAAAATTGACGAGTTTGTAAACATCGCTTTTTTTGCCGATATTTCTGTGTCTCAAATTGTTGAAATTCACATGGAACTAATGGAAGAATTTTCCAAACAATTACAGCTAGAAGGACGGAGTGAAGAGATTTTACTTGACTATCGTTTAACCCTAATTGATACTATTGCCCATTTGTGTGAAATGTATCGCCGCTCAATTCCTCGTGAATCCTAA
- a CDS encoding SH3 domain-containing protein encodes MVGRLVSGFFQVFLGIALAIALMLVGGLAAARYFMARMTIDPPKPEFPEAQEAKPASASLSTPAEVQKPKEPELPEGAYKARVTWPDGLILRNAPSYESGSIGGVGYNETLYVIGESEDKIWQKVRVASRDAWVKGGNVEKVE; translated from the coding sequence ATGGTTGGTAGATTAGTTTCCGGATTTTTTCAAGTATTTTTGGGGATCGCGTTGGCGATCGCCCTGATGTTAGTCGGTGGATTAGCCGCTGCCCGTTATTTTATGGCCAGAATGACCATTGACCCTCCCAAACCGGAGTTTCCAGAGGCACAAGAGGCTAAACCGGCTTCTGCTTCCCTGTCTACTCCTGCTGAAGTCCAAAAGCCAAAAGAACCGGAACTTCCAGAAGGAGCCTACAAAGCGAGAGTCACTTGGCCCGATGGTCTGATCTTGCGGAATGCCCCCAGTTATGAGTCGGGGTCTATTGGTGGAGTCGGTTATAATGAAACGTTGTATGTGATTGGAGAAAGTGAAGATAAGATTTGGCAAAAAGTTCGGGTTGCTTCTCGAGATGCCTGGGTGAAAGGGGGAAATGTAGAGAAAGTGGAATAG
- the kaiC gene encoding circadian clock protein KaiC, which produces MSTFDQISEPEKTPHKKLTGITKIRTLIEGFDDISHGGLPQGRSTLVSGTSGTGKTMLTIQFLYNGITYFNEPGIFVTFEESPTDIIQNSASFGWDLQQLIDDGKLFILDASPDPEGQDIVGNFDLSALIERLQYAIRKYKAKRVSIDSVTAVFQQYDAASVVRREIFRLVARLKQLGVTTVMTTEREEEYGPVARFGVEEFVSDNVVIVRNALEGERRRRTVEILKLRGTTHMKGEYPFTITDNGINIFPLGAMRLTQRSSNARVSSGVSTLDEMCGGGFFKDSIILATGATGTGKTLLVSKFLENACKNSERAILFAYEESRAQLFRNANSWGIDFEELENQGLLKILCAYPESAGLEDHLQLIKSKITEFKPSRIAIDSLSALARGVSNNAFRQFVIGVTGYAKQEEITGFFTNTTDQFMGSHSITESHISTITDTILMLQYVEIRGEMSRAINVFKMRGSWHDKGIREYAITEHGAEIKDSFRNYEGIISGSPSRISVNEKSELSRIMRGVQNKEEEDML; this is translated from the coding sequence ATGAGTACATTTGATCAAATTAGCGAACCAGAAAAGACTCCCCATAAAAAACTTACTGGAATCACCAAAATTAGAACCCTAATTGAAGGTTTTGATGACATCAGTCATGGTGGACTACCCCAAGGTCGCAGCACCCTAGTCAGTGGGACATCAGGGACAGGTAAAACCATGCTGACCATTCAATTTCTCTACAATGGCATTACCTATTTTAATGAACCCGGTATTTTTGTCACCTTTGAAGAATCTCCTACAGATATTATTCAAAACTCCGCCAGTTTTGGTTGGGACTTACAGCAACTCATAGATGATGGCAAATTATTTATATTAGATGCATCTCCTGACCCAGAAGGTCAAGATATTGTCGGCAACTTTGACCTTTCTGCCCTAATAGAACGGCTTCAATATGCCATTCGTAAATACAAAGCCAAGCGCGTCTCCATTGACTCCGTAACTGCTGTATTTCAACAATATGATGCCGCTTCTGTGGTGCGCCGAGAAATTTTTCGCCTAGTTGCCAGACTCAAACAACTCGGTGTCACCACCGTCATGACGACAGAACGGGAAGAAGAATATGGGCCAGTTGCTCGTTTTGGGGTAGAAGAGTTTGTCTCCGATAATGTAGTTATTGTTCGCAACGCCTTAGAAGGAGAACGACGACGACGAACCGTAGAAATCCTCAAACTTCGAGGAACAACGCACATGAAAGGAGAATATCCTTTTACCATTACCGATAATGGAATTAATATCTTTCCGCTCGGTGCGATGCGACTTACTCAACGCTCTTCTAATGCTAGAGTTTCTTCCGGAGTTAGCACTTTAGATGAAATGTGTGGTGGCGGATTTTTCAAAGATTCGATTATTTTAGCCACTGGAGCAACAGGAACCGGTAAAACCCTATTGGTTAGTAAGTTTCTAGAAAATGCCTGTAAGAATTCAGAACGAGCCATTTTATTTGCCTATGAAGAATCGAGGGCCCAGCTTTTCCGGAATGCGAACTCTTGGGGAATTGATTTTGAAGAATTGGAAAATCAAGGACTGCTGAAAATTCTGTGTGCGTATCCAGAGTCAGCGGGATTAGAAGATCATTTGCAATTGATTAAATCTAAAATTACAGAATTCAAACCATCTCGAATTGCCATTGATTCCCTGTCTGCCTTAGCACGAGGGGTGAGTAATAATGCTTTCCGTCAATTTGTGATTGGGGTAACGGGATATGCAAAACAGGAGGAAATTACCGGTTTCTTTACTAATACGACGGATCAGTTTATGGGGTCTCATTCGATTACTGAATCTCATATTTCGACGATTACGGATACGATTTTAATGCTACAATATGTAGAAATTCGTGGGGAAATGTCGCGAGCGATCAATGTCTTTAAGATGCGCGGATCGTGGCATGATAAAGGCATTCGAGAATATGCGATTACAGAACATGGTGCAGAAATCAAGGATTCTTTCCGGAACTATGAAGGAATTATTAGTGGTTCACCGAGTCGAATTTCTGTGAATGAAAAAAGTGAACTTTCTCGAATTATGCGCGGGGTTCAGAATAAGGAAGAAGAAGATATGTTATAG
- a CDS encoding sensor histidine kinase: MNPPLLQAFTSPVVVCPQTTLLERALIEWSLTDRELLVVIDPAQFPIACIQFSRWLPYWLHQDSQGVHTPSLLKINPQLYQIGEPILEAIACFASDLEIGALQEQLQQFNPAIACHYALINQEREFVGLLDNQRLLQYSLDQKAAHGLERREAGGREIFLSDRTLDTHPFSQTLPSPLFSSSHTDNLSQLSPESPADWQLQTLLTRVTQLVKENHAKDQILAYISHALKTPITSILGLSNLLSHPHHSLSEPRQQQYLNLIHQGAKQLRMMTDDVVTWTQLELGEVVLKKSPVKLSQLCDRILASFQELVQDRVEPPYLNLTPDPDLTDVMADEFWVRQMLNRLLSYNVWAIGDGSHYRSPQPLSMALELEIQAQGGFWISFRLTNPHLTTPIVGIPLFGFS, from the coding sequence ATGAACCCTCCTTTGCTCCAAGCTTTTACTTCTCCAGTGGTCGTCTGTCCACAAACCACTCTGCTCGAAAGGGCCTTAATAGAATGGAGTTTAACGGATCGAGAGCTGCTTGTGGTTATCGATCCGGCCCAATTCCCGATCGCCTGTATCCAGTTTTCCCGGTGGTTACCGTATTGGCTGCATCAAGACTCCCAAGGGGTTCATACTCCTTCATTACTCAAAATCAACCCTCAATTATACCAAATTGGAGAACCGATATTAGAAGCGATCGCCTGTTTTGCCAGCGACCTAGAGATCGGCGCACTTCAAGAGCAACTCCAACAGTTTAATCCGGCGATCGCCTGCCATTATGCTCTCATCAATCAGGAACGGGAATTTGTGGGATTGCTCGATAACCAGCGCTTGCTTCAATATTCCTTAGATCAGAAAGCGGCTCATGGACTAGAGCGAAGAGAAGCAGGAGGACGGGAGATCTTCCTGAGCGATCGCACCTTGGATACTCACCCCTTCTCCCAAACCCTTCCCTCACCCCTGTTTTCCTCCTCCCATACAGACAATCTCTCCCAGCTCTCTCCAGAGTCTCCAGCCGACTGGCAACTTCAAACTCTCTTGACTCGCGTTACTCAATTGGTCAAGGAAAATCATGCCAAAGACCAGATCTTAGCCTATATCAGCCATGCTCTAAAAACACCAATTACCTCAATTTTAGGTTTATCCAACCTATTATCCCATCCCCATCACTCCCTCAGTGAACCTCGACAACAGCAGTACTTAAATTTGATTCATCAAGGAGCCAAACAACTGAGGATGATGACTGATGATGTAGTCACTTGGACACAGCTCGAACTGGGAGAAGTCGTGTTAAAGAAATCGCCAGTTAAGCTCTCCCAATTATGCGATCGCATCTTAGCCAGCTTTCAAGAATTGGTGCAAGATCGGGTCGAACCACCCTACCTGAATCTCACCCCAGATCCCGATCTTACCGATGTAATGGCTGATGAATTTTGGGTGCGGCAAATGCTCAACCGACTATTATCGTATAACGTATGGGCGATCGGCGATGGGTCGCATTATCGCTCTCCCCAACCTCTCTCCATGGCTCTCGAACTTGAGATCCAAGCTCAAGGAGGATTTTGGATTAGCTTTCGTTTAACCAATCCTCACTTAACAACCCCGATTGTTGGTATTCCCTTGTTTGGTTTCTCCTGA